In Magnetococcus sp. PR-3, a genomic segment contains:
- a CDS encoding transposase — protein MRQTLNSHLRALEFFSAEQAQVDSQIHAQSITCGQQQCIKRLKTACGVGNVTAATFAAELFHSTRLRRGEEFVSYLGLAPVVRESGDKKDRGRLRSVGQKR, from the coding sequence CCACCTGCGGGCGTTAGAGTTTTTCTCAGCTGAACAGGCTCAAGTAGATTCACAAATCCACGCCCAATCGATTACTTGTGGTCAACAGCAGTGCATCAAACGCCTAAAAACAGCATGTGGTGTTGGTAACGTTACAGCAGCTACTTTTGCCGCTGAGTTGTTCCATTCAACACGGCTCCGCCGTGGTGAGGAATTCGTATCATATCTTGGGTTGGCTCCAGTGGTGCGCGAGAGCGGAGATAAAAAAGACCGTGGACGGTTGCGTTCAGTTGGCCAAAAAAGATGA